Proteins encoded in a region of the Scyliorhinus torazame isolate Kashiwa2021f chromosome 1, sScyTor2.1, whole genome shotgun sequence genome:
- the LOC140426814 gene encoding forkhead box protein G1-like — MLSMGDQKQPKMVPKSTSFSIKSLLLPEAVQQSDNNQSRAGLQTVRNGDPENGAIKSDFKYQDTAESQVSAEEDDPKKDDKKHGKYDKPPFSYNALIMMAIRQSPEKRLTLNGIYEFIMKNFPYYRENKQGWQNSIRHNLSLNKCFVKVPRHYDDPGKGNYWMLDPSSDDVFIGGTTGKLRRRSATSRGKLAFKRGLRLSPSGLGLMDRGNPLYWPLSPFLSLHHPHNSLNYSSAASSFLNQAPTYSSLLSGCGSGVDQMASGDLSHPLLRGSVQCGLANGYTVNPCSVSLLSGQAGYFFPSLHHSQSVQHQSGAGMGNPGAPSSSPPAASSLITDTLRPSLSTFPSGLAAGFTSYLSQQNGGASGNSFLH, encoded by the coding sequence ATGTTGAGCATGGGAGATCAGAAGCAGCCGAAGATGGTTCCCAAGTCCACCTCTTTCAGTATCAAGAGCCTGCTGCTCCCCGAAGCTGTTCAACAAAGTGACAACAATCAGAGCAGAGCCGGGCTGCAGACTGTCAGGAACGGGGACCCTGAGAACGGGGCCATCAAGTCTGACTTTAAATATCAGGACACTGCGGAGTCGCAGGTCTCCGCAGAGGAGGACGATCCCAAAAAGGACGATAAGAAACACGGCAAATACGACAAGCCGCCGTTCAGTTATAACGCGCTGATCATGATGGCAATCCGGCAGAGCCCAGAGAAAAGGCTGACTCTCAATGGCATCTACGAGTTCATCATGAAGAACTTCCCTTATTACAGGGAGAACAAGCAGGGCTGGCAGAACTCCATCAGGCACAACCTCAGCCTCAATAAGTGCTTTGTCAAAGTGCCCCGGCACTACGACGACCCCGGCAAAGGCAACTACTGGATGTTGGACCCGTCCAGCGACGACGTCTTTATCGGCGGGACGACCGGGAAACTGCGGCGCAGATCGGCCACGTCAAGGGGCAAACTAGCCTTCAAAAGAGGGCTTCGCCTCTCGCCGTCCGGACTGGGGTTAATGGACCGCGGCAACCCCTTGTATTGGCCCCTGTCCCCGTTCCTGTCTCTGCACCATCCCCACAACAGCCTCAATTACAGCAGCGCTGCCTCCAGTTTTCTGAACCAAGCCCCCACGTACAGCTCCTTGCTTTCCGGCTGTGGATCTGGCGTCGATCAGATGGCCAGCGGGGACCTCTCTCACCCGTTGTTAAGGGGATCCGTACAGTGCGGTCTGGCCAACGGATACACGGTAAACCCTTGCTCTGTCAGCTTGTTGTCGGGGCAGGCTGGCTACTTTTTCCCATCTCTACATCACTCGCAGTCGGTGCAACACCAGAGTGGAGCGGGGATGGGGAACCCAGGGGCCCCTTCCAGCTCTCCTCCAGCAGCCTCGTCCCTCATCACTGACACCCTCAGACCGTCTCTTTCCACTTTCCCGTCCGGGCTCGCCGCTGGATTTACCAGCTACCTGTCACAGCAGAACGGAGGGGCTTCCGGCAATTCGTTTTTGCACTGA